From the genome of Spirochaetota bacterium, one region includes:
- a CDS encoding helix-turn-helix domain-containing protein has translation PSPDAIVFSSSYFAHWFWDHALEQGVRIPEDIAIAGIGDEITTYDRFETHPLTIIRQNYYEIGGLAAELLYGIIHHTRRRSGEKIYIKPELIVRKSSLKKSLPRSGGIAIRHAMERFVHEHYAERKILEKAALRFSMTYTAFSRKFRSLFGKSLQGYLTDIRVEKLAFYLEHTGKPVWNILADIGCNHHQRLYAHFRDRYGMSPEKYRKTKQGVH, from the coding sequence AGCCGTCGCCCGATGCGATCGTTTTTTCCAGCAGCTACTTCGCACACTGGTTCTGGGATCATGCCCTTGAGCAAGGGGTTCGCATACCGGAAGATATAGCCATCGCCGGTATAGGGGACGAGATAACAACATACGATCGTTTTGAAACGCATCCGCTTACCATTATCCGCCAGAATTATTATGAGATCGGGGGATTGGCCGCAGAACTCCTTTACGGGATCATTCATCATACGCGCAGACGTTCCGGCGAGAAGATATATATCAAACCGGAACTTATCGTCCGCAAGTCGTCGTTGAAAAAAAGCCTGCCCCGGTCCGGGGGGATCGCGATTCGTCACGCCATGGAACGCTTTGTCCATGAACATTATGCCGAACGAAAGATCCTTGAAAAAGCCGCGTTGCGTTTTTCGATGACCTATACCGCATTCTCACGGAAATTCAGATCATTGTTCGGGAAAAGCCTTCAGGGATATCTCACCGATATACGGGTGGAGAAATTGGCTTTCTACCTTGAGCATACCGGGAAGCCTGTCTGGAACATCCTCGCCGATATAGGCTGCAATCACCATCAGCGGCTGTATGCGCATTTCAGGGACCGATACGGCATGTCCCCGGAAAAATACAGAAAGACAAAACAAGGCGTCCACTGA